The proteins below come from a single Drosophila kikkawai strain 14028-0561.14 chromosome 3R, DkikHiC1v2, whole genome shotgun sequence genomic window:
- the Polr2L gene encoding DNA-directed RNA polymerases I, II, and III subunit RPABC5 → MIIPIRCFTCGKVIGNKWESYLGLLQAEYTEGDALDALGLKRYCCRRMLLGHVDLIEKLLNYAPLEK, encoded by the exons ATGATTATCCCGATCCGTTGCTTCACCTGCGGCAAAGTCATTGGCAACAAGTGGGAGTCTTACCTGGGCCTGCTGCAGGCGGAATACACTGAGGG AGATGCCCTGGACGCTCTGGGCCTGAAGCGCTACTGCTGTCGCCGCATGCTGCTCGGACACGTGGATCTCATCGAGAAACTGCTGAACTACGCGCCCCTCGAGAAGTGA
- the LOC108073588 gene encoding methionine aminopeptidase 1, producing the protein MTQKCETTGCGKDATLQCPTCLKLGIKGSFFCSQPCFKGFWKEHKAIHALAAGGAKPAGDDGVYNPWPNFRFTGKLRPFQQTPKRAVPEAIQRPDYADHPDGRSLSEEALRGTKIKVLDDEEIEGMRVAGRLGRECLDEGAKGVEVGTTTDELDRLVHEAAIERDCYPSPLNYYNFPKSCCTSVNEVICHGIPDQRPLQDGDLCNIDVTVYHRGFHGDLNETFFVGNVSEKHKKLVQVTHEALSKAIEFVRPGEKYRDIGNVIQKYVAPHGFSVVRSYCGHGIHRVFHTAPNVPHYAKNSAVGVMAPGHCFTIEPMISIGVQKAETWPDDWTAVTADGLYSAQFEQTLLVNETGCEILTKRRENNGQPWFMDKM; encoded by the exons ATGACTCAAAAGTGCGAGACCACCGGCTGCGGCAAGGATGCGACCCTCCAGTGCCCCACCTGCCTGAAGCTGGGCATCAAGGGCTCCTTTTTCTGCTCGCAGCCGTGCTTCAAGGGATTCTGGAAGGAGCACAAGGCGATCCACGCCCTGGCAG CCGGCGGTGCCAAGCCCGCGGGGGACGATGGCGTCTACAATCCGTGGCCGAACTTCCGCTTCACCGGCAAACTGCGTCCCTTCCAACAGACTCCCAAACGTGCTGTGCCGGAGGCCATCCAGCGCCCGGACTATGCCGACCACCCAGACGGACGCTCGCTCTCCGAGGAGGCCTTGCGCGGCACCAAAATCAAGGTGCTGGACGACGAGGAGATCGAGGGAATGCGCGTGGCTGGACGACTGGGCAGAGAGTGCCTGGATGAGGGCGCCAAGGGCGTGGAGGTGGGCACCACCACCGACGAACTGGACCGCCTGGTCCACGAGGCGGCCATTGAGCGTGACTGCTATCCGTCGCCGCTCAACTACTACAACTTCCCCAAGTCGTGCTGCACCTCGGTGAACGAGGTAATCTGCCACGGCATCCCGGACCAGCGACCGCTGCAGGATGGCGATCTGTGCAACATCGATGTGACCGTGTACCATCGCGGCTTCCACGGCGATCTCAACGAGACCTTCTTCGTGGGCAATGTGTCCGAGAAGCACAAGAAACTGGTGCAGGTCACCCACGAGGCTCTGAGCAAGGCCATTGAGTTTGTGCGTCCCGGAGAGAAGTACCGCGACATCGGCAACGTGATCCAGAAGTATGTGGCTCCCCATGGATTCAGTGTGGTGCGCAGCTACTGCGGCCACGGCATCCATCGCGTTTTCCACACGGCTCCCAATGTGCCTCACTATGCCA AAAACTCGGCTGTGGGTGTGATGGCCCCGGGTCACTGCTTCACCATCGAGCCCATGATCTCCATTGGCGTGCAGAAGGCCGAGACCTGGCCCGATGACTGGACAGCGGTCACCGCCGACGGTCTGTACTCCGCTCAGTTCGAGCAGACACTTCTAGTCAACGAGACGGGCTGTGAGATTCTCACGAAGCGCCGGGAGAACAACGGCCAGCCGTGGTTCATGGACAAGATGTGA